A single Brevundimonas sp. SL130 DNA region contains:
- a CDS encoding acetyl-CoA carboxylase biotin carboxylase subunit: MFSKILIANRGEIAVRIIKTCRRMGIKTVQVYSEADAGSLAVEMADEAVLIGPAPAAQSYLLADKIVEAVRQTGAQAVHPGFGFLSENAGFARRLRDEGIAFIGPNPEAIEAMGDKISSKKLAAEAGVSTVPGHMGLIETPEEAVKIANEIGYPIMIKASAGGGGKGIRVAHSDADMAEGFAAVKAEALNAFGDDRVFLEKFIIDPRHIEIQVLGDKHGHVVHLFERECSIQRRNQKVIEEAPSPLLDEATRAAMGAQAVALAQAVNYDSAGTVEFVAGQDKSFFFLEMNTRLQVEHPVTELITGVDLVEQMIRSAWGETLAFEQKDLSINGWAIESRIYAEDPYRGFLPSIGRLVRYEQPEEGEQDGYVVRNDSGVREGDEISLFYDPMIAKLCAWGETREAAVTGMARALEDTHLSGLGHNVPFLAAVMDQDRFKSGNLSTSYIKDEFPDGFHGLRPTVEQERILIASALAMHEVIAEQDGDPSDRTDWIVMIDKTPHGVGLSYDEDEEMILTLTGGGDIRLSDIDWRPGLAQFKAELDGEPFTAEVKRVADGFDIRHRAARARVRVLRPHVAELYARLPEKAVADTSKLVLSPMPGLVVSIPVVVGQAVKTGETVAIIEAMKMQNILKAERDGVVKAVGAKDGDPVAADDVLVEFG, encoded by the coding sequence ATGTTCTCCAAAATCCTCATCGCCAACCGGGGCGAGATCGCGGTTCGGATCATCAAGACCTGCCGCCGCATGGGCATCAAGACCGTGCAGGTCTATTCGGAGGCGGACGCCGGGTCGTTGGCGGTCGAGATGGCTGACGAGGCGGTGCTGATCGGGCCGGCGCCGGCGGCGCAGTCCTATTTGCTGGCGGATAAGATCGTTGAGGCGGTGCGCCAGACGGGGGCGCAGGCCGTGCATCCGGGCTTTGGCTTCCTGAGCGAGAACGCCGGGTTCGCGCGGCGGCTGAGGGACGAGGGGATCGCCTTTATCGGGCCGAACCCCGAGGCCATTGAGGCCATGGGCGACAAGATCAGCTCCAAGAAGCTGGCGGCCGAGGCGGGGGTCTCGACCGTGCCGGGGCATATGGGGCTGATCGAGACGCCGGAGGAGGCGGTCAAGATCGCCAACGAGATCGGCTATCCGATCATGATCAAGGCGAGCGCCGGCGGCGGCGGCAAGGGCATCCGCGTGGCCCATTCGGACGCCGACATGGCCGAGGGGTTTGCGGCGGTGAAGGCCGAGGCGCTGAACGCCTTCGGCGACGACCGCGTCTTTCTTGAGAAGTTCATCATCGATCCGCGCCACATCGAGATCCAGGTGCTGGGCGACAAACACGGCCATGTGGTCCACCTGTTCGAGCGCGAATGCTCGATCCAGCGCCGCAACCAGAAGGTCATCGAGGAGGCGCCCTCGCCCCTGCTGGACGAGGCCACCCGCGCCGCCATGGGGGCGCAGGCCGTCGCCCTGGCCCAGGCGGTCAACTATGACAGCGCCGGCACGGTCGAGTTCGTGGCCGGTCAGGACAAGAGCTTCTTCTTCCTGGAAATGAACACCCGGTTGCAGGTCGAACATCCGGTGACGGAGCTGATCACCGGGGTCGATCTGGTCGAGCAGATGATCCGTTCGGCCTGGGGCGAGACCCTGGCCTTCGAACAGAAGGACCTGTCGATCAACGGCTGGGCCATCGAGAGCCGGATCTATGCCGAAGACCCCTATCGCGGCTTCCTGCCGTCCATCGGGCGGCTGGTCCGCTATGAGCAGCCCGAGGAAGGCGAGCAGGACGGCTATGTGGTCCGCAACGATTCCGGCGTCCGCGAGGGCGACGAGATCAGCCTGTTCTACGACCCCATGATCGCCAAACTGTGCGCCTGGGGCGAGACGCGCGAGGCGGCGGTGACGGGCATGGCCCGGGCGCTGGAGGACACCCACCTGTCGGGCCTGGGGCATAATGTGCCCTTCCTGGCGGCGGTGATGGACCAGGACCGGTTCAAGTCTGGCAATCTGTCGACCAGCTATATCAAGGATGAATTCCCGGACGGCTTCCACGGCCTGCGCCCGACTGTGGAGCAGGAGCGGATCCTGATCGCCTCGGCCCTGGCCATGCACGAGGTCATCGCCGAACAGGACGGCGACCCGTCGGACCGCACCGACTGGATCGTGATGATCGACAAGACGCCGCACGGCGTCGGCCTGTCCTATGACGAGGACGAGGAGATGATCCTGACCCTGACGGGCGGGGGCGACATCCGCCTGTCGGACATCGACTGGCGGCCCGGCCTGGCCCAGTTCAAGGCTGAGCTGGATGGCGAGCCCTTCACCGCCGAGGTCAAGCGCGTCGCCGACGGCTTTGATATTCGTCACCGCGCGGCGCGGGCGCGGGTGCGGGTGCTGAGGCCGCATGTCGCCGAACTGTATGCGCGCCTGCCGGAGAAGGCGGTGGCGGATACGTCGAAGCTGGTGCTGTCGCCGATGCCGGGGCTGGTGGTGTCGATCCCGGTGGTGGTGGGGCAGGCGGTCAAGACCGGCGAGACGGTGGCGATCATCGAGGCCATGAAGATGCAGAACATCCTGAAGGCCGAGCGCGACGGGGTGGTGAAGGCGGTGGGGGCCAAGGACGGGGACCCGGTGGCGGCGGATGATGTGCTGGTGGAGTTCGGGTGA